A single Vigna radiata var. radiata cultivar VC1973A chromosome 8, Vradiata_ver6, whole genome shotgun sequence DNA region contains:
- the LOC106769857 gene encoding type IV inositol polyphosphate 5-phosphatase 3, with protein sequence MKQGSAVNNQQLLWARVVMRKWFNMSSNDPDYSADPDDDNEDDPETDSDNEGWGKQTRFWDSREEQAPTETNEFLPRLRRQKSLTSRSEYINKKELRVCVGTWNVGGRLPPDDLDIDDWLRINEPADIYVLGLQEIVPLNPGNIFGAEDTRPVPKWENIIRDTLNRVRPKAPKMKSFSDPPSPSKFKPSDDVADMEEEILLESDSDIGEEVLTVDEDHIVYDGGTDKPSTEEEVLASDAADIGNTGELVGNDLQRQFSDGRRLSRLNHFRDENLSQKTETPSSQQTSKLSRMISSSDRIGLSWPEPPLHLLSQPLNKPTSFKSIRSFSASKSFRTCHSFKPTMDDIISLAEIDLEALMKRKRRSSYVRIVSKQMVGIFITIWVRRSLRKHIQNLKVSTVGVGVMGYIGNKGSISISMSIYQTLFCFICTHLTAGEKEVDELKRNADVREIHQRTQFPLADIGVPRKILDHERIIWLGDLNYRINLSYEKTRDYISKKQWSKLIEKDQLTKELEKGVFHGWSEGALNFPPTYKYEINSEKYYGEDPKVGRRIPSWCDRILSYGLGMRLLRYGRTELKFSDHRPVMAIYMAEVEVFSPRKLQKALTFTDAEIENEEVMANLETLYEF encoded by the exons ATGAAGCAAGGATCAGCAGTAAACAACCAACAG CTCTTGTGGGCTAGAGTGGTTATGCGGAAATGGTTTAACATGAGCAGCAACGACCCTGATTACAGTGCTGACCCTGATGATGATAATGAGGATGACCCCGAGACTGACTCAGACAATGAAG GGTGGGGAAAACAGACACGGTTTTGGGACAGCAGAGAGGAACAAGCTCCGACTGAGACAAatg AATTTCTTCCAAGGTTAAGAAGGCAAAAGTCGTTAACTTCTAGGTCTGAATACATAAACAAGAAGGAACTGAG AGTATGTGTTGGAACATGGAATGTTGGTGGAAGGCTTCCACCTGATgatcttgatattgatgattGGTTACGAATTAACGAACCGGCTGATATCTATGTTCTTGG TCTTCAGGAGATTGTACCATTAAATCCTGGTAACATTTTTGGTGCTGAAGATACTCGACCAGTACCAAAATGGGAAAACATTATTCGAGATACACTGAATAGAGTTAGACCAAAAGCACCGAAGATGAAATCCTTCAGTGATCCTCCGTCTCCATCAAAATTTAAGCCATCGGATGATGTTGCAGACATGGAAGAAGAAATTTTACTTGAAAGCGACAGTGACATTGGGGAGGAAGTCCTTACTGTGGATGAAGATCACATCGTTTATGATGGAGGGACAGATAAGCCAAGCACAGAAGAAGAAGTCTTGGCTTCAGATGCTGCTGATATTGGCAACACAGGAGAGCTAGTTGGCAATGATTTACAGAGACAGTTTTCTGATGGAAGAAGGTTGAGTAGGCTAAATCATTTCCGTGACGAAAATTTGTCCCAGAAAACGGAAACCCCATCTTCTCAACAGACCAGTAAACTATCCAGAATGATTAGCAGTTCTGATAGGATTGGTTTGAGTTGGCCAGAGCCACCACTGCATTTGCTATCTCAACCATTGAATAAACCAACTTCTTTTAAATCTATCAGATCCTTTTCAGCATCAAAGTCTTTCAGAACATGTCATTCTTTCAAGCCAACCATGGATGACATAATTTCTCTTGCTGAAATCGACCTTGAAGCTTTGATGAAGCGGAAAAGGAGATCATCGTATGTAAGGATAGTAAGCAAACAGATGGTTGGGATTTTCATCACCATATGGGTTCGTCGTAGCTTGCGTAAACATATTCAGAATTTAAAGGTCTCAACTGTTGGTGTCGGTGTTATGGGCTATATTGGTAACAAG GGATCAATATCTATCAGCATGTCTATATACCAGACACTCTTCTGTTTCATATGCACCCACCTTACGGCAGGTGAAAAGGAAGTCGATGAACTTAAAAGAAATGCTGATGTTCGCGAAATACATCAAAGAACCCAATTTCCTCTTGCTGATATTGGAGTTCCCAGAAAGATCCTTGATCATGA AAGAATAATTTGGTTGGGTGATCTGAATTATCGTATCAACTTGTCATATGAGAAAACAAGAGATTATATCTCAAAAAAGCAATGGTCAAAATTGATTGAGAAAGACCAG CTTACAAAAGAACTGGAGAAAGGTGTATTTCATGGATGGTCAGAAGGTGCATTAAACTTCCCACCAACTTATAAGTATGAGATTAATTCAGAGAAATATTATGGAGAGGACCCAAAGGTTGGGAGGCGAATACCATCATG GTGTGATCGTATTCTTTCTTACGGTTTGGGAATGAGATTACTTAGATATGGAAGGACCGAACTAAAATTTTCAGACCACAGACCAGTGATGGCCATATACATGGCAGAGGTTGAGGTGTTCTCTCCAAGGAAGCTGCAGAAAGCCCTGACTTTCACTGATGCAGAGATTGAAAATGAAGAAGTCATGGCAAATTTAG AGACACTGTACGAGTTCTGA